The Streptococcus sanguinis genomic sequence CTCAATATCAACAATAATTCCATCTTTAACGCCAGCGCTTTTTGCGTTGCTGACTCCAATAACATTCATTTCATCGTTGATGTGCTCTGCCACCAACACTTTAATTGAGCTAGTTCCTATATCTAATCCAGTAAAAAAGCCGTCTCTAGCCATTACACCAGTCCTCTCTATCTTCCATGTTTCCGGTCTATACTAATAACGCTAAAAATTAGAGTTATCCAAGCTTTATTATAACATAAAGAAAATGAAAATGTGCAGTTTTTCTACATATAATTTAGCGATTTTCGTTATTTACCGGGTTTTCTGTCGAATTTTGCGGCTCTGCAGGTTCTTCTTCCGGACTTTCTGTCACCTGCTCAGCCGCTTGTTCTGTTGGCCGTCCCGTCGGTTCCTCTTCTGTTTTTTGCTTTTCTTCGTCAGAAGAAGACGACTCGTTTTGAGCTCCTTCAACATAACTAAAAATCCCTGCTTCCATATCTACAACACTAGGTACACCCTCTTCCAGCTGCGATTGGATTCCCTTGTAATATGGCAGTTTTTTGGCAATATGCGAAATTGGTACCAAAATTTTATTGCCATCATGCATGGTCAGCGTAACCAAGTCCGGTGTCACCTTGCTTGGAGTCAGCTGAACTGTCTTAATATTTTTCTTAACCGAAGCCGGTACCTTTTCAATTTGAAGGGCAAATTCCTTAATCAATTTTTTATCTGAAAACTCTATCGAAATATGGGTTTCTGGCAAAGAATCTGCAGCAGTCGGGTCCGAAATAACCTGCCCATTTGTCAGAATAGGATAATACTGACCACCCTCATGCAGATAGGCCAGAACTCCGTACTCCTTGACCTTTACCTGAAAAGTAATCGGAAACTGATAAGCCATCTCCAGATTGTTAATCCAAGGACTAGATGCTTTCATATTGCGGATATGATTACCGCCATTGATAAAGGTTGTTAAAGTATAGTCCTTCTCATCAATCTTACTGCTTTTGAGCAGGTCTTCCTGACTGACCATTTGATTCCCTGAAAATTTGATTGTCTTCATGGTTGCTAGTGGCGTCAAAAAATAAACTGACAGGAGAAAAATCAAGCCACTGCCTAGCAAAACCGGCAGCGCTCGATAAATATGAATCCTCGAGATATGAACCTTGGCAGCTTCTTTTTCTGCCTTTTTCTGAAGTTTCTCCAGTTTTTTGCGCTCTTTCTCGCTCAATTCAGTCTCTAGCTCAGCTTCAGTTGAGTCTTCTTCCAAATATTCTGTTTCTTCCTCTTCATAAGATGAGTCATCTTCTTCCGTCTCTTCAGCTATTTCTCCGCCTTCGATTGAGTCTTCAGCTTCAGCTTCTTTTGCTTCCTCTTCTTCCAGCTCCTTTTGTTTGCTGGCCTCTTCCTGAGCCTTCTTTTCAAGATATTCTTTGTTGCGTTTCTGCCATTCAGAGAGGGGCTCACTTACCTCTTCCTTTGGCTCATCGTGGTTTTTCTTGCTCATTTCTTTCCTTTGTCAATATCCGCCTTCAATAAAGCATAAAATTCATCTACAGACTTGATTTCCTGAGAATTTTTCATAGCTTGATGATAAGAAGCTTGGTTAGCCAAAAGGTCATCAAGGGCTGTCTGTAAATTGCTCATATCCAGCTGTTCCTCTGCCAATTGCTTGGCATATCCCTTTTTCACAAAATAATCGGCATTTTCAATCTGATCGCCGCGGCTGGCTTCGCGTCCCAGAGGAACGATAATATGCAGCTTGGCCATGGCCAAGAGCTCAAAGATTGTATTGGAACCGCCGCGTGTCACCACTACATCTGCCAAGTCCATCAAAGGCTGGTAGAGGTTGGTTACATAGGCTCTGCGAAAGAGACGGTCAGACAGAACATCCAAACTCTCATCACCAGTCAGATTGATGATATTATAACGCTCGGTCAGCGCAGCTTGATTTTTGCTGACAAAGTCATTAAAGACCTTAGCACCAGCAGAACCACCGACAAAAAGCAGGGTGGGCAGCTCTTTATCAAAATACTGACGGATTTCTTCTAACTCCTGCGGTAGGACTGACTCTTGACTGCCGACCTTGGTTACAGCTCCGACATGCTCAATCTTGGTCAGACTGGAACTTTGCTCAAAGGTCGCATACATCTTGGTCGCACACTTATAAGCAATTTTATTGGCCAAGCCAATGGATAGATCTGATTCATGAACATAGACGGGCACTCCGGAGAGTCGTGCTGCAATCACGGGCGGAACGGATACAAAGCCTCCCTTAGAAAAGAGCGCCTGCGGCCGCACCTTGAGCATGATGCCCAGCGACTGGAAAATCCCCCAGACGACCTTAAAGCCATCCAACAGATTCTGCCAAGAAAAGTAGCGGCGAAGCTTACCCGTAGCTACCGAATGGAAGGTCACGTCCAATCCTGACTTATGGATTTCCTGATACTCAATACCATGCTTATCACCAATATAGTGGACCTGCCAGCCTTCTTTGATAAATTTCGGAATCAGGAGAAGGTTGAGAGTTACATGCCCAACCGTTCCTCCGCCTGTAAATACAATCTTTTTCATTTTAACCTTTTAATTCTTCAAATGCAGCGAGAAACTCATCGCCACGGACTTCAAAATTACTATACATATCCCAGCTGGCATTGGCAGGACTAAGCAAGACAATGTCTCCTGGCTCCGCTTGAGCAAAGGCCTTATGAGCCGCATCCCGGACATCAGTCGCATCCAGATAAGAAACACCAGCCTGATCAGCCGCCCTCTTTACACGCGCAGCTGATTGTCCTAAGATAACCATTTTCTTAAGACCTTTGAGGTCAGGCACTAACTCGTCAAATTCATTGCCACGATCCAAGCCACCTGCAATCAGAATCACCTTGCTATTGTCAAAACCAGATAGGGCTTTCTGGGTTGCCAAGATATTGGTAGACTTGCTGTCATTGTAAAAGGCAACCTCATTGACCTGCCCCACATACTGGAGGCGGTGCTTAACACCACCAAAAGCAGACAAGACTTCTTTGATCGTCTGATTGTCAATGCCACGCAGCTTGGCCACAGCAATCGTAGCCAGAGCATTTTCGACATTATGACTGCCAGGAACGCCGATTTCAGCCGCCTGCATAATCGCTTCTCCACGGAAGGTCAAGACATCACCCTCTAAATAGGCACCATCCACCTTTTCAGTCGTTGAAAAAGGCACAACAGCTGCCTGAGTTTGGCTAGCCATTTCCTTGGCCCAGTCCTGATTGAAATTCAAAACCAGATAATCATCAGCTGTCATGTTTTTCTGGATATTCCACTTGGCTGCTGCATATTCCTCAACAGATCCGTGATAATCCAAATGAGTCGGCATGAGGTTGGTAATAACAGCTATTTGTGGATGAAAAGCCTCAATCCCCATCAATTGGAAAGAAGACAATTCCATGACCAGCGTATCTTTGCTGCTGGCTGTTTGGGCTACCTGACTAGCAGGAAAGCCAATATTACCAGACAACAAACCGTTTTGACCGCCAGCCGTCAAGACTTGCGCAATCATGGTTGTGGTCGTCGTCTTACCATTTGAACCCGTAATACCAATAATCGGTGCTTCTGAAATTAGATAAGCCAACTCTACTTCAGTGATAACAGGAATCTTCTTTTCAAGAGCTCGAACGACCATGGCATTGTCATAAGGAATACCCGGATTTTTCACCATCAATTCAAAGTCTTCGTCCAATAACTCCAAAGGATGGCCTCCTGTCACCACTTTTATACCTTCTTCTAGCAAGGATTGAGCAGCAGGATTTTCCTCGAAAGGTTTACCGTCGTTAACTGTCACGATAGCTCCTAATTTATCTAAAAGGCGAGCAGCTGACTCACCCGACTTGGCCAATCCTAGGACCAAGACCTTCTTATTGGCAAAATTTGCTATATTTTTCATAAGCAACCTCTTCCATTCATACTTCATTCTATTTTACCTTTTTTTTTGAAAATAAAAAAGACATAGGAGTCTTTTATTTTCGACTGTAAGCAAGTTTTGAAAAAAATGATATGTTTTCATCTATTTGAAATATTTTGTAACATAAACCTATTGTTTTTGTAAAGAAAAAGAGCAAAAACTCAAAAAGTCTGTCCGACTTTCTAAGTTTTTGCTCATTTATTATTCTTCATCAAAATTCTTTTTTGATTTCTTTGGCGGCTTTAGACGGTTAATGTCCCGCAAAGCCAAGACGGTCACTACGGATAGGCCGAAACCTACAAAATATTCAGCTGGCAACTGGAAAATTTTAAAAATGCCTAAGCCAAATAAGATAATTAAGGCTACAATCAGTAGCACCATAGTCACTGCATTAACAGTCCCTTTAATACTGGATGGAACAGCAAAAATGTAGAAAAAGAGGATTAAAATCCCAATGATAAGATAAACCATCTTGCTGCTCCTTTCCCTTTTGCTTATTCAGCTGCAGCTGATTTTTTCTTTTTATTGGCTTTTTCGCGTTCTTGTTTGTTCAAAATTTGCTTACGCAGACGAATAGATTCTGGCGTTACTTCCATGTACTCATCGTCGTTCAAGAATTCCAAAGATTCCTCCAAGGTCAAGATACGAGGTGTCTTGATAACTGCTGTCTGGTCCTTGGTTGCAGAACGAACGTTAGTCATCTGTTTAGCTTTGGTGATATTAACAGTCAAGTCATTTTCACGAGAGTTTTCACCGATGATCATTCCTTCGTAAACCTCAGTACCTGGGTTGACAAAAATAGTTCCGCGCTCTTCGATAGACATGATAGAGTAGGTCGTTGCCTTACCAGCATCGATGGAAACAAGCGCACCACGGTGACGTCCACCAATTTCACCTGGAATCAATGGCAAGTATTGGTCGAAGGTATGGTTCATGATACCGTAACCACGAGTCATGGATAAGAACTCAGTTGAGTAACCAATCAAACCACGCGCTGGAACGAGGAAGACCAAACGAGTTTGACCATTACCAGTTGAAATCATATCCAACATTTCGCCCTTACGTTCAGAAAGGCTTTGGATAACAGATCCTTGGTATTCTTCTG encodes the following:
- a CDS encoding cell division protein FtsQ/DivIB, translated to MSKKNHDEPKEEVSEPLSEWQKRNKEYLEKKAQEEASKQKELEEEEAKEAEAEDSIEGGEIAEETEEDDSSYEEEETEYLEEDSTEAELETELSEKERKKLEKLQKKAEKEAAKVHISRIHIYRALPVLLGSGLIFLLSVYFLTPLATMKTIKFSGNQMVSQEDLLKSSKIDEKDYTLTTFINGGNHIRNMKASSPWINNLEMAYQFPITFQVKVKEYGVLAYLHEGGQYYPILTNGQVISDPTAADSLPETHISIEFSDKKLIKEFALQIEKVPASVKKNIKTVQLTPSKVTPDLVTLTMHDGNKILVPISHIAKKLPYYKGIQSQLEEGVPSVVDMEAGIFSYVEGAQNESSSSDEEKQKTEEEPTGRPTEQAAEQVTESPEEEPAEPQNSTENPVNNENR
- a CDS encoding UDP-N-acetylglucosamine--N-acetylmuramyl-(pentapeptide) pyrophosphoryl-undecaprenol N-acetylglucosamine transferase; this translates as MKKIVFTGGGTVGHVTLNLLLIPKFIKEGWQVHYIGDKHGIEYQEIHKSGLDVTFHSVATGKLRRYFSWQNLLDGFKVVWGIFQSLGIMLKVRPQALFSKGGFVSVPPVIAARLSGVPVYVHESDLSIGLANKIAYKCATKMYATFEQSSSLTKIEHVGAVTKVGSQESVLPQELEEIRQYFDKELPTLLFVGGSAGAKVFNDFVSKNQAALTERYNIINLTGDESLDVLSDRLFRRAYVTNLYQPLMDLADVVVTRGGSNTIFELLAMAKLHIIVPLGREASRGDQIENADYFVKKGYAKQLAEEQLDMSNLQTALDDLLANQASYHQAMKNSQEIKSVDEFYALLKADIDKGKK
- the murD gene encoding UDP-N-acetylmuramoyl-L-alanine--D-glutamate ligase; protein product: MKNIANFANKKVLVLGLAKSGESAARLLDKLGAIVTVNDGKPFEENPAAQSLLEEGIKVVTGGHPLELLDEDFELMVKNPGIPYDNAMVVRALEKKIPVITEVELAYLISEAPIIGITGSNGKTTTTTMIAQVLTAGGQNGLLSGNIGFPASQVAQTASSKDTLVMELSSFQLMGIEAFHPQIAVITNLMPTHLDYHGSVEEYAAAKWNIQKNMTADDYLVLNFNQDWAKEMASQTQAAVVPFSTTEKVDGAYLEGDVLTFRGEAIMQAAEIGVPGSHNVENALATIAVAKLRGIDNQTIKEVLSAFGGVKHRLQYVGQVNEVAFYNDSKSTNILATQKALSGFDNSKVILIAGGLDRGNEFDELVPDLKGLKKMVILGQSAARVKRAADQAGVSYLDATDVRDAAHKAFAQAEPGDIVLLSPANASWDMYSNFEVRGDEFLAAFEELKG
- a CDS encoding DUF3165 family protein, producing the protein MVYLIIGILILFFYIFAVPSSIKGTVNAVTMVLLIVALIILFGLGIFKIFQLPAEYFVGFGLSVVTVLALRDINRLKPPKKSKKNFDEE